TACGGCATAACGGGCCACCCGCATCAGCATTAGAAAATAAGTTTAAATACGCCAGTAATTGTCAGCAAGCCTACAATAAAAATAATCGCAATAATCCACAGGAAGATCTTCATTTCATAACCCCAATTAAATAAAAGCCACCACGGTGTTGTCACCTAAGTGTAGAAGAAGAATAGCATTTTGCTCAATTGCTTTTTTCTGCCGCCACTGGCTCTACGTGAGCAAAGATAATAGCCACACTAGCGCGAATCCGCTCAGTGCCATCATCGTGGTCAGCACGGTCCAGGTTTTGAGCCCATCGGCAACGGACAGGCCGAGATAGCGCGTCACCACCCAAAACCCCGCATCATTAACGTGTGACAGCCCCAGACCGCCAAAACAGGTTGAAAGCGTGACCAGCACCAGCTGCCATTCACTGATACCGCTCACCGCCTCGGCCAGCAGGCCGCTGGTCGTCAGTATCGCCACGGTAGCAGACCCCTGTGAAGCGCGTAACGCCAGAGACAAAAGAAACGCGGCCGGGATAAGCGGTAGATGAATATTTTCCAGCGACAAAACCAACGCTTTTCCCACGCCCGACTCGACCAGCACTTTACCAAATGCGCCCCCCGCGCCGGCGACCAGAATAACGCCGGCTGAACCGGGTATGGCGCGATCCAACAATTCACTCAGCTTGTCTTTGCTCCACCCACGGCGCAGCCCCAGCAACCAGGCAGACAGCGCCAGGGCGAGCAATAAGGCAATGGCCGGCGTGCCGATCAGCGTGAGCAGCTGGCGCAGAGCATTGGACTGTGGCAAGACGCTGTGAGCCAGCGTGCCGAGCACGATAAGGACGATCGGCACCACGATAAGCGATGAGATCAGCCACGCAGATGGAGGTTGCCGCCGCTGGCAAACGTCGTCTGGTTTTGCGAGCTGCAGCTGTTCCAACACGGCGACCGACAGCTGATAATGGCGGCGATTCATGACCTGCGCGATGGCATAGCCCCCCACACCAACCGGGATGGAAATCGCTATCCCTGACAACATGAGCCAGCCCATATCGCTGTGCAGCAACCCTGCCGCCGCCGCCGCTCCCGGATGAGTGGGGAGAGCAACGTGTACGATCAGCATGACGCCCGCCATAGGAAGCCCATATTTGAGGGGGGAAACGCGTGCCACTTTGGCAAAACCATAAATGAGCGGAACCACAATGATAAACCCGACTTCGAAAAAGACGGGAATTCCCAAAATAAATGCGGCTATCGTTAGCGCCGCAACGCCACGTTGCTCACCAAGATGCTGATTCAGGCGTTGTGCCAGCGATTCTGCGCCGCCGGAAGACTCGATGATGGCTCCCAGCATTGCGCCCAACACAATAATAATGGTGATAGAACCCAGCAGACCGCCCATACCGGCAACGATGGTCGACATGATTTTATCAGTCGGGATACCGGTTGCCAGGGCAACCAGCAGGCTAACCACCAGCAGAGCAACGAAAGGATGAACTTTGGCCTTGATCACCAGCAGCAGCAATATCAGCACGCTGGCTACGGCGATAGTTAACAACAGGGCGGTAGACATAGTATTTATCCTCTTCGGATTTTATTGTTTTCGCGCCTGGGGCGCATTGATTGAGGGCCCGTTTCCCGGTGTGGTGGCCTGATTCAGGCCGCAAAAATCCGCGCCACGAGCCAAAGCCCGTCACGTCACATCACGTCATCGTCTTTTTAATTAAATGCGGATAACCACCCTAATCCCGCCTGCGTGGTGGTACGCGGAAGATACTCGCAGCCAATCCAGCCTTGATATCCGCTGCGATCGATCAGCTCAAAGAGCCACGGATAGTTAATTTCACCTTCATCCGGCTCGTGGCGAGCGGGCACAGAAGCGATTTGGATATGTCGATACTGCCCAATATAATCAGCGATCAGGTGAGTCAGATTACCGTCCACCAGCTGTGCGTGGTACAAATCGAGCTGGCTGAAAACGCCCGGACGATCGATACGTCTTATCATTTCCAACACCTGATACTGACTGGAGTAAAGATAGTCTGGTTTGGTTGCGGGATTGAGCGCCTCAAGCAAAATGCCGATACCGTGTCGGGCAAAGCGCTCTGCCGCATAGCGTACGTTGTCGATCAAGGTTCGGCAGTACGCTTCTCGATCTGCGGCTACCGGAATCACACCTGCCATGATATGTACCTGACGGCAGTCGAGCGCAAGGGCATATTCCAGCGCGCGGTCAATATCACGTCGCGCATCGGCTTCACGACCGGGGATAGCGGCAACCCCCCATTCTCCCGCATCGCTGTCGCCGGGGGCGGTATTAAACAACACCAGTTCAAGTTGATTACGGGTTAACGCCTGCTTAATGTCTGCCGGCTCATGTTCATAGGGAAACAGGAATTCTACCGCGCGAAACCCGGCTTTCGCCGCGGCATCGAAACGTTGCAGAAACGGCACTTCATTAAACAGGGTTGATAGATTGGCAGCAAACTTAGGCATATTCAGCTCCGTAATTCGGCCACTTCGTTATGGTTAAGGTAGCGTATTGGGCGATCGCCCAAGGTAAATATCAGTCTGGCCGTCTCTTCCAGCTCTTCGGCATTATCCGCCGCTTCACGCAGCGTTCTTCCCGTCACCACCGGGCCATGATTGGCCAGCAGAAAAGCCTTATGATGAGGGGCCAATTGCGCAAGATCGTCGGCAAGACGTTTATCGCCCGGACGGTAATAGGGCACAACGGGCACTGCGCCAACGCGCATCACCACGTAGGGCGTGAACGGGCGAATACAGTTTTCACGATCCACCCCCTGAAGACAGGAGAGCGCGGTTAAATAGTGACAGTGCAAATGGACGATTGCCCCGCACGCGGGATTATTCATATAGATGGCGCGATGGAAGCTCATCTCTTTTGACGGTTTATCACCAGAGAGGCACTCCCCCTGCTCAGTCACCTTTGACAACCGCTGCGCCACCAGCTCACCGAGACAAGATCCGGTTGGCGTTGCCAACAACGTGCCGTCAGAAAGGCGCATTGAGAGATTGCCGGCCGAGCCGGTGGCGTACCCGCGCTGGAAAAAAGAGACGCCCAGCCTGACCATCTCTTCGCGTGCCTGCTGTTCAGTCATACGGAGAACTCCCTTTGTGCACGAGCAAAGAAATCTTCATCACCAAAGTTTCCAGACTTCAGCGCCAGTGATATTGGCTGCTGCACCGCACGCACCCAGGGTACGCCGGGTGAGATAGCCGGGCCGATATGAAAAGCATCAATGCCGAGCGCCTGCGCCACCACGCCTGAGGTTTCTCCCCCGGCCACGATAAAACGCTGCCAGCCACGCCGCTGTAACTCGCACGCAACGGCGGCAAACAGCCGTTCGACCGCGTCACTGCTGCATTGGGCACCGTGACGCTGCTGGACGGACTGCAGCCTGTCCGGCGCGGCGGTGGCATACAGCAGGGGCGCTAACGCATCCTGTTCATGCTGCGCAACCCAGTCACAAAGTTCGTGCACATAGCACTCGTGCTGGTAAAGGGCGCGTTCAACGTCGATACTTTGCGCTGCCGCCTGCTGACAATAGCGATCGACCTGGCGCTGCGTCATCTCCGAGCACGAGCCAGACAGGACCACGGCATATTGCCCCTGAGGCGCACCTGCGGCCTGCGTAACATCCCCCTCTTGCCCAGCCTTCGCCCACTGACGGGCCAGCCCGATCGCCAGGCCCGATCCCCCGGTGACCAGCCGCATATCTTTCAGCGCTTCGCCCTGGATTAACAGATGCTGTTCATGAAGTGCATCAAGAACCACATAGTTTATGCCCTGCTTTGCCTGCTCCTTCAGGGCCGCTCGGACCGCCGTCGCTCCCCGCTCGATCGTCTGAAAACCAATCGATCCCGCCTTGCCGCTGGCCTGGCCTTCCATCAGGCGTATCAGACTGCTATCCGTCATAGGCGTTACCGGATGATGGCGCATACCCGAATCACACAGCAGCCTGTCCATCACAAACAGGTGCCCCTGGTAAACCGTTCGCCCATTAACCGGTAATGCGGGAGAGATAACGGTCTGTGATTCGCCGAGCGCTTTCAGCAGGGCATCGGTTACCGGCCCAATATTGCCCTCAGAGGTGCTGTCAAATGTCGAGCAGTACTTAAAATAGAAGCGATCGCACCCCTGCTGTTGCAGCCAGCTTAGCGCCAGAAGCGAGTCGGCTATCGCCATTTCCGGCGGGCAGGAGCGTGATTTCAGGCTGACGACCAAAGCGTCCGCACTCAGCGGACGAGTTTCAGCAGGCACGCCATTAAGCTGCACCGTGGACATCCCGTTTTGCACAAGGAAGCTGGCAATATCAGTCGCTCCGGTAAAATCATCGGCTATTACACCCAAACGCATTATTCACGCTCCTGTTTACATGGCAGGGCGATCCCACTGAAAATTTTGATGACCGCACTGTCATCTTCACGTCCGTAGCCGGCATTGCTGGCCGCGGTAAACATGTTTAAAGCCGTTGATGCCAGCGGCAGAGGAAAACGCAGATCCTTAGCCGTGTCGGCCACAAGCCCAAGATCCTTCACAAAAATATCCACCGCAGAGGTGGGCGAATAGTCGCCATCGACGACATGACGCATACGATTTTCAAACATCCAGGAATTGCCGGCCGCATTCGTCACCACTTCATACAGGGTCTCAAGCGGAATACCGGCACGGGCAGCGAGCGCCATCGCTTCCGCGCCGGCCGCGATATGGACACCGGCCAGCAGCTGGTGAATAATCTTCACCGTCGAGCCCTGTCCGATTTCATCGCCGATACGGTAGACCTTAGCCGCCACCGCATTCAGCACCGGCTGTAACAGTGCAAAGGCCCGATCGCTGCCTGATGCCATCACCGTCATTTCGCCCCTTGCCGCTTTCGCGGCCCCACCGGATACCGGGGCATCCAACATAATCAACCGATAGGCACTGAGCTGTTTTTCAATATTTTTTGCGTCAAGGGAAGAGAGAGTCGAAGAAACCATCACCGCCGTTCCTGGGGTTAATCGCGCTGCCAGACCGTTTTCTGCAAACAGGATCTGTTTAACCTGGTCTGCATTCACGACCAGCAGCAGCACCGCATCAAGTTCGGCGGCAAATTCATCGGCGCACGTATCCGCAGCCTGCGCCCCACTGTCGCGTAGCGTCTGCAAAGCCTGCTGGTTAAGATCCACGCCCCAGGTTTTCAGGCCAGCGTGAATACAGGATTGCGCCGCCCCCATTCCCATTGATCCAAGCCCAATCACACAGACTGACATTGATGTTGACATAGACCCTCGCGTTAAATTTAGTGAATATTTGTTTTGTATTGTTAACTATAGCCGCATAATAAGCCGATATTGGTGACGCTAATCACAATAATGGATGAGTAACAGAATTTTTCACAATTAATAACAAGGCCAAACGTTGCACAATGACATTGTCTTCTGGTGAGATCCCACGCGAGTGAACCTGTACCGCTGTAGCAGCTAATCGTTTTCTGCACGGAGGCGCGACAATTAGCTAAAAATTGTGATGCGCCACGCAGGATGGCTCTTTACACTTTGACTCTGTTTCCCTGCCGAATTTTCAGGAGTTGTCATGATCCCGATTGAACGTCATCAACAAATCGTCGCGCTGGTGCAGCTTCGTGGCGTGGTAAGTATTGCCGAATTGTCCGATCGGCTGGCCGTATCTCATATGACGATCCGTCGCGATCTGCAAAAACTGGAAGAACAGGGGATCGTGCAGCTGGTCTCCGGCGGAGTACGCTCTACCGAACGGCTCTCAAGCGAGCCTTCGCATCAGGACAAAACCAGCATGTGTGGCCTGGAAAAACAGGCAATTGGCCGCGCCGCCGCGCTCAATATTCCGCTCAATAGCTGTATTTATCTTGATGCCGGGACCACCACTCTGGCGCTGGCACGTGAGCTGGGAATGCGTGACGACCTGCTGATCGTCACCAATGACTTTGTCATTGCCCATTTCCTGCTTGATCATAGTCAGTGCCAAATGATCCATACCGGGGGCAAAGTATGTCGGGACAATCGTTCCTGCATCGGGGAGGCAGCGGCGCAAACATTACGTGGGCTGTCGCTGGATATTGCGTTTATCTCCGCCTCCTGCTGGAGCCCACGAGGTATATTTACGCCCGATGAAGATAAGGTAGCCATCAAGCGCACGGCGAGTGATATCAGCAGCAAACGCGTGCTGCTGGCCGACAGTTCAAAATATAATAAAATAGCCACGTTCCTCGCCCTGCCGTTGGCGAATTTCGATCACGTCATCACCGATTTCCATCTGCCTGACAGCGCGCAACAGGAGCTGAAAAAACATAAATTTGAGGTCACGCTTGCCGGATAATTTATCCAGGCCGCGCAATAAAAAATATTTATGCGACAGCGGTCAAAATCCTCTCTTTTTTTACCGCGCATAATGAAAGAAATGTGAGCTAAGGAGCTTAATTTAACAGGGGGATGGTGGACCCCATTTGCAGTGTGTTGCGACTTTGACGGAAACGTCATCAGGACATTCTATGAACACGATCAATACCAGTATGGGGCGTTACTGTATCAAAGCGGATAATGTCGGCGACCATATTCAGGGATCGATAGCCATCAATGACGAAGGAGGTACTCAGCTGACGCGCCAGGAGTTCAGTGAGTACGACCTGGACGACGTTATCAATAACGTCATCTTTCCGGTGACCGGCGGTAATAGCCTCATTGCCAACGCGATACGGGAAAAAATGATCGATGCGGGATTCACACAACCGCATTGATAATGGTTAGCAATAACGGGTGCCGGGCGCTATTTTCCTCCTGGACGGGCGGTTCACTCTCCCCGGCACCGATGTAACCGCCAGTCGACGGCAATGAACAAAAACGTCGAGCGCAAAACCTTCCCAGGCTGACAATTCACAGCCGTTGCTTAGGCAATGTCTTTTGGCGGCGTCGTCGATCCCGTTGAGGCATCCTGCTCTGGCTCTACATCCCGGCTAGCTGAAGGGGTTGCTATGCGGAATATCGGGGCGACCAGCAGCAGCAGCAGACTGCCTGATACCGCACACACCAGCAGACTTAACAACCCTGCCCAGCCCTCTCCCGCCATCAATCCGCCAGCCACCAGCGAAAGCAGAAAAAAGAACATCAACGTGATTTTCACCACGCCGAGATTGATAATATTCATATCAGCTATTGCCATTCTGGCCGGCTTCGCTGCCAGCCTGGCCGCCTGCTGTTCGGCAGAAATCTTCTGCCGCAGCGCATCTAAATCAATGCAGGGCATCATGAAATCCTTCACAGGCTGCGGGTTATGCAGCTCGGCAAAAATGAGGTCAGTGGCAGGGAATATCAGCGGCCAGCTGGTGCTGTGAACGCCATAGCGGGCGAGTGCAGGCAGAGTGATACGCGGCCATTGAACCACCTGCAGATAACGATCGTTCAGCACCACCCAACTTTGTCGCGTGGCGCCTTTCGATACGTGATAAAGCTTAAAACGATCGGCCGGGGGATAAGGCAGCTCTGTGACTCTGGCGGTGATAAAGGGGATATCACGCTGTCGGCAGTAATTTACCCGCCCCTGCCCCTGCGCCGCCAGCAGCAGCCCAAGCGCTGAAATAAAATAATAACAGGTGCCCTCGGCCGCGCTGCCAGAGGAGAGATAATCCCGCAACTTCTCTTCGCTACTGGCAGAGAGATGCTCCGGCCACCAGCGCCAGCTGCGGCCAATAACCCGTTCAGTGGGCACCTGCCAGACGCCCACAGGGGCAGCTTCTGCGGGCAGAGAAACAAAAGGGAAAATTTTGCTAAAGAAGGTGAGCGCATCGTCCGGGCCATTCCACTCACCGCTGGCCTCAAGGCCGTGCAGATTGCCGGTCAGCTCTCCCCAGCCCTTTTTCCCCAGCAGGTCGATCTGAAATTTCGTGTCTGCCAGCCGCCTGCCAAGCAGCAGCATATCATCCGGAATGGCGGTTAAATCCAGTAATGGAGCCGGCGTACTTGTGTTTTCTTCACTTTCCATACTGCTTTTTTATCCTGGCAGCGCGTCTTTTAACCAGGTTAAAATTTGACTTTAGTCAAAAAACGCAATAATTTCAATAAGATAATATACATATTATTGACCAGAATTAGCAATATCCCTGCAATAAAAGGCCCATTGATTATTTACTGCGCATCATATGCAGCACATGTGTATTAAGTGGACGTCTTCAGCACGCCATACAGCTCGGCAGCAGCGGAGCAGCTTCAATCTGGCCGTGGTACGTAACGGCTAAACACACGCAACGCCGGCATGGCGAACCACTGGTGACCTGGCGGGAAGTCGCCGCGCCACAGGATAATGCCAGATGATAATTTTTGATTTCCAACAGGAAAAGCTTGAATAGCTTCGATTAATTTGTAACAAAGTGATTCTAATTACACATTTTGATTTATTACAACCTTAACATTTTAAGGCTCATTCCTGGTAAAACCGGCGTATTAATGAATTTTGATCAGAAGGGAGAGGTAAAAATGAAAATGCTATTTCTTATCGCCGTAAATTAACAACTACGCTACACGATTGCCATAAAAAAGTATAAATCACCGGGCAAATATATCATTCTGGCGCTAGCATTCGGTTTTAATAACTTACAGACTCAAAAGAGAATAAGCTTCACGGAAAAGACTTAGAAATCATCAGCGCTGCATAGGATGAAAAGAGTTTAATTGATGATGCAATTTCCAGTTTAAACACGCTGACCACACAAATTCATTACATTTAGCCATCAAAAAAGAAAATTGCGTTAACACGACCGAGCGCAGATTTAACCTGTAAGCGAAACAATTATCTGTATTAATCACTACTGTTATACCTAAAATCAATATTATTGTAGCTACTTCTCCACCGTCTTTAGTTTTAGGATCGGAACTTCGATGAGAAGCCCCCGGTTAATAACCCTGCTTGTGCTGAATATGTCATATATTTGTTAATCGTGGGTAAAAAAAATAAAAGGCTGTTTATGTTAGAACGAGGTAAGCAATGTTCGGATTAGATGCGTTTCATCTCGCCAGGATACAGTTCGGTTTCACTGTGGCCTTCCACATTCTCTTCCCGGCCATCACCATCGGCCTTGCCAGCTTTCTGGCCGTGCTGGAAGGTCTTTGGCTGAAATCGAAAAATGAGGTTTATCGCGACCTCTATCATTTCTGGTCGAAAATCTTTGCCGTCAACTTCGGCATGGGGGTGGTTTCAGGGCTGGTGATGGCCTATCAGTTCGGCACCAACTGGGCCGGTTTCTCACAGTTTGCCGGGAGCATTACCGGGCCGCTGCTGACCTACGAAGTGCTTACCGCGTTCTTCCTTGAAGCCGGCTTCCTCGGCGTTATGCTGTTCGGCTGGAACCGTGTCAGCCGTGGCCTGCACTTCTTTGCTACCTGCATGGTGGCACTCGGCACCATTATCTCTACCTTCTGGATACTTGCATCGAACAGCTGGATGCAAACTCCCCAGGGTTATGCCCTGCAAAACGGCATCGTGGTACCGACTGATTGGCTGGCCATTGTCTTCAACCCTTCCTTCCCGTATCGCCTGTTCCATATGTCGATTGCGGCATTCCTGGTCACCGCTTTCTTTGTCGGAGCCTCTGCCGCATGGCATCTGCTGCGCAAAAACGATACGCCGGCAGTGCGTAAGATGCTGTCAATGTCTTTATGGATGGCGCTGATCGTCGCCCCCATTCAGGCGATGGTGGGCGATGCTCACGGCCTGAACACGCTTGAACATCAGCCGGCGAAAATCGCGGCAATCGAAGGCCACTGGGAGAACCCACCGGGTGAACCCACTCCGCTGATCCTGTTTGGCGTGCCGGATATGAAGGAAGAGCGCACCAAGTACGCGCTGGAGATCCCGTATCTGGGCAGTCTGATCCTGACCCACAGCCTGGATAAGCAGGTTCCGGCATTGAAAAGCTTCCCGCCAGAAGATCGTCCCAACTCTACCGTGGTGTTCTGGTCGTTTCGCATCATGGTCGGCCTGGGAATGTTGATGATCCTGGTCGGGGTACTTAGCCTGTGGATGCGCCGTGGTCAACGCATTTATACATCGCGTCCTTTCCTTTGGTTCGTGCTGCTGATGGGGCCATCGGGTCTGATTGCACTGGTAGCAGGCTGGATAACGACCGAGATAGGCCGTCAGCCGTGGGTCATTTATGGCCTGCTGCGCACCCGGGATGCCGTATCCCTGCACAGCGATCTGCAAATGGCCATCAGCCTGATCGTATTCCTGGTGGTCTACTTCTGCGTATTCGGTGTCGGCTACACCTACCTGGCTAACCTGATCAAAAAAGGGCCGCAGGCAGGCGAAGGTGAGCACACGCCAGAAGGTGGTCCAGGTACTTCCCATACCCCTTCACGCCCGCTATCTGCGGTGCAGGAAAAATTAAATTCGCCGCAGGAGGATAAGTAAAGTGGGCATCGATCTCTCAGTTATCTGGTTTACTATCATCATCTTCGCCACCCTGATGTATATCATCATGGATGGCTTCGATCTCGGGATCGGTATTCTGTTTCCATTCAACAAAGATCCGGTCGAGCGCGATATGATGGTGAATACCGTTGCTCCGGTATGGGACGGTAACGAAACCTGGCTCATCCTCGGCGGTGCAGCGCTGTTTGGCGCTTTCCCGCTGGCCTACGCGGTGATCACCGACGCGCTGGCCGTCCCACTGACGATGATGCTGATAGGCCTGATATTCCGTGGCGTGGCATTTGAGTTTCGTTTTAAGGCCACCGAAGAGCACCGTCCCTTCTGGGATAAAGCCTTTATTGGCGGGTCTTTTGTTGCCACTTTCAGCCAGGGTATCGTATTAGGTGCCGTCATTAATGGTCTGGAAGTCACGGACCGCACCTACAGCGGCCCGGAGCTGGTGTGGCTGACGCCGTTTAACCTGTTCTGCGGCGTGGGCCTGGTACTGGCGTATGCCCTGCTGGGTAGTACCTGGCTGATCATGAAAACGGAAAATGAGCTGCACCGTAAAATGACCGCGCTCACCAAACCCCTGCTGATCGCTCTGCTGGTGGTGATTGCCGTCGTCAGTATCTGGACGCCGCTGGCGCACGCGGAGATTATGCAGCGCTGGTTTAGCCGCCCCAACCTGTTCTGGTTTATGCCGGTGCCGGTACTGGTACTGGCGGCAGCATGGGGGCTGTGGCGCGCGCTCGAGCGCCACGCGCACTATACGCCGTTCCTGCTGACGCTGGCGCTGGTATTTCTCGGCTTTACCGGGCTGGGCATCAGCATCTGGCCGTTTATCATTCCACCGGTCATCACCATCTGGGATGCCGCGTCCCCGCCGCAGAGTCAGGGCTTTATGCTGGTGGGTGGGCTGCTGATCATTCCGGTTATCCTGGTGTACACCTTCTGGAGCTACTACGTGTTCCGGGGCAAAATTAAGCCTGACGAAGGCTATCACTGATTGTTATGGGGCAGGCCGCAAGGTCTGCCTTTTTTCTGCCACGATATTTCCCTGCAACAACTCGCCCGACCACCGAAGTTTTCCTATCTATTCATATTTTTACACAAAACCGCGCGGCAAAATTCCTTCAGTGGTCTACGCTTATAGTTCTGAATTGAAGAAGTCATGCCATTTAAGGAGAGACCATGAGTTTGTTTGATAAAGCTAACGATAAAGCACAAGAAGCCGTCGGCAAAGGTCAGGAAGAGTTGGGTAAAGCCGTAGACTCGCCAGAGCATGAACTTAAAGGCAAAGTACGCCAGCACGCGGCGAAAGCCTCCTATGCCGTTGATGACGCGCTGGACTGTGTTAAGAGTAAAACTCAGAACGCACCGCTGGTTTCGCTGGCTATCGCCGCAGGCGTAGGTTTCCTGGCAGCTAAACTGCTTGGTCGCCGTTAAGCTTAAAACGTTATGACACCAAACGCCCTCTTACGGGCGTTTTTTTTTGCCTTTTTTACCCGACATCCGGCGGGGATCGTTTTCCTCATTTTCTTTATAACGCTCGGCTAGCGCTGTTGAAGCTGCGCCCGCAAATTGAAAAAACGCTTAATCGCCATATAGCCGGCAATCATGGTCGACAGGCTGGCGGTGCCCAGCAGCATGAAAGTCACCATAATTTGATATTTAATGGCTTTAACCGGGTCGATACCGGCGAAAATAAGTCCGGACATCATGCCCGGTAAGCTCACCAGACCAACGGTTTTGGCCGCATCGACGGTTGGGATCAGGGCGGCACGAATACTGTCACGCACGATCGCTGCCGATGCACGCCGGGGGCTGGCTCCAAGACTTAGCATCTCCTCAATTCTCTGGCGATTATCGCTGACGCGCTGATTGAGATGCGTGAAACATAAACCAACCGCCACCATGGCATTACCCGCTATCATTCCTGAAATCGGGATCACCTGCATCGGTATGAAGGCAATGGAGCCAGTCAGCAGCAGGATTGTCAGTGTCAGGGTCGTGCCCAGAGTGATAGCAATAAAGGCAATAAGGAAGCCCTTGTCGATGGCCCTGCTGTGCTTTTTCGCATTCAGCGCCGCATTCACGCAGATAAACAGCACCATCAGCAGCGTTAGCCAGCGGTTATCGAGGTCAAAAACAGACTTCAGCACGTAGCCGACGATGACCAGCTGAACGACCGCCCGCAGCACACCCCAGACGATATCTTTTTCCAGCCCCAGACGCTCACGGTTGCTGAGCACCAGCGCAATCAGCACCAGCGCCAGCGCCATCCCAAGAGACTGAT
This DNA window, taken from Erwinia tasmaniensis Et1/99, encodes the following:
- a CDS encoding CsbD family protein — protein: MSLFDKANDKAQEAVGKGQEELGKAVDSPEHELKGKVRQHAAKASYAVDDALDCVKSKTQNAPLVSLAIAAGVGFLAAKLLGRR
- the fetB gene encoding iron efflux ABC transporter permease subunit FetB; protein product: MDQHNISNQSLGMALALVLIALVLSNRERLGLEKDIVWGVLRAVVQLVIVGYVLKSVFDLDNRWLTLLMVLFICVNAALNAKKHSRAIDKGFLIAFIAITLGTTLTLTILLLTGSIAFIPMQVIPISGMIAGNAMVAVGLCFTHLNQRVSDNRQRIEEMLSLGASPRRASAAIVRDSIRAALIPTVDAAKTVGLVSLPGMMSGLIFAGIDPVKAIKYQIMVTFMLLGTASLSTMIAGYMAIKRFFNLRAQLQQR